CTAATTAGCATACAAAAGTATACAAATTCAAGATATTTCTCACAAAAGGTCACTCATCcttgttagtggatgggacacACCGAAgtacacagctttttttttttttttcaaaacaaaaataaaatgtgcattaacaAACAAAGTGCAATAATGTAATGCATGAGACTTAAAATCTGGAGTATATATTTGGATATATTTCAGTATGATTTGCATTTTACAGTGGTTAGTCATGTATTACAGTCATTCCATCCTGTTCATCATAATTGAAAGATTGTAGAAGATGGACTGTATTATATAATATCAGATATGAAGTGCAAGGCATGCAGAGAATTTGGATTTTAATAGTCCTACACATAGATGTCAGTAAATCAGTAAATgtccaacaacaaaaacattattatcCATGCATTTTCCAACAAAGGGATTTTCAGTTTTCCATTTcaattttgatgtttttaaaagttaagCACAATGTCCATTATGGTTTATCCTTTAGCACCCATTTTCAGGAACAATGCGACACTTTAAGATCTTGAGGTAGTTCTGCACCTTGTTGGAGTCTCTGCGAAAGCAGTATAGGAGGTCATAGTCTTTCATGATGCGCCATCCATTACTGTGAGATGCCAACCTAGCCTCAGGAGAAGCCATGTTGCTCACAGAGTCACTTATTATTCCCAACATTTGCATCTAGAGCAGAAAGgacacacatatgcacatcAGCTTCctacaattaaaacaaatgtattcacAAGAAAGAAGGCACATTATTGTTTCTGAGTACACGAACATCTTGAAAATGAACAGATACACAAACTCATAAGTGGGCTGAATAGGAGTTGTTCTTGAAGgttaatgtcttgtttttattttgatcttCTTATTTACAGTTGTAgagtaaaacatgaaaacaaataacagatTAATCACACTATAACCTGAATACTGTACATACAATACATTCTATCATCCTgagcttgtttgtttctgaaaaacatACATTGTGGGAACACATTTAGCACGTTGAACATACAAACAAAGACCACACCTTAGTTGGTGCAAAGAAGTTTATTTACAGGGAAATGTATGGAGGCTTGAGAAGGGTTAAACGTGATTAGGGCTACGactgtaggtctcccttgttcctccaagtcctgtgatgtctgggaacagaatgttgttagcggggtCTTTAGGTCCCatgggtttaggggaggggcttttgtggatcagacttgtttcagtgcagtttgagatctagtgaaatTTGAGGCCAGTTCAACATACGGtagttcatgttttttgaatagttcctaaaccgtttttgtgtgtgggccTGTGAAGCTGCTCCTGCTAGGGATGGTAAATGGTCATGCTTCTATGCCTACGCTtctcacacaggcacacacaaatcTTGCAGGTACTCTTCGGCATATGaacatggacaacccactctacctacctacctacctacctacctacctactgcTGCTATCAAGAAGTGTCactgctatagggtgggggtgcttccacatgaatgccaggtccaaaagattcccagcagaacattgtattccCACAAtatagtcaatgttatttacttctcctgtcagtggttttaatcttcaTAAAATACTACAACACGTCACAGTGTTTACTAAAAAGCGTCAAAACGTCAAAAGCGCCACGTAAGATAATACAGTTAAtgcttttaatacttttatccAGTAGATGGCAGTAACACGAAAAGTAGCTCAAACCTGCCAAAATCACAAAAGAAGATCAAGTGGTTGGGGAAGTCCCAAGGCaagaccattgactgtatatagtatggacaaacccatcatgactgcacccattggattctgaacctccaAAATGAAGCCCTAAGTGGACagaccccaccccacccttggatattccaaatatagGCCATGTCCAAAATCACCCCCTAATCCCTATatagaggtgtgtgtgtgtgtgtgtgtgtgtgtgtgtatatatatatatatatgtaatgcaCTGTATATGGGACTCCTATCAAGCATTGCAAAAAGTAGTGACCATCCGATGCCCGCTTAATGGGTGGTGGTtgtcccatcatgcattgcttCTCTCTGCTGTAATTCTATGTTAAGTCAGTTTCTTTTCAGCAAAATAGCTGATTTGTGACTAGTGCAAGAAGATCCTGAAGGCTATCAGGTAACATTTTCACGGCTCCAAAAGTAAATTGCTCGCCAGtgaatgcagtgtttttgttgttctgagTACATACATTGAATACCAAATGGAAGACATATTTTAGAGTTTACGTGTGACAATATGAAACCTAATTcttaacataatttaattttttatttcatgaacatcgACAGATATTTGCTTACAAAATCATCCTGTTTTAGTAATGTGGGAATTATAATGGGATAATCAAGGGAGCCGCAGTAGTCTGACACATAATGATGCAACAGTAGTGATGTAATTAACTGAGCGTCAAATGATGATGTGTAGTgtccattgactgtatatactatggacactACACATCATCATTTGATGAGCTTTACTTCACCCACACTCGGTTACTCCAAATATGGGTATGGGGTTCGTGTTGgtgcggagctaaagcagcctgaatGTTGAAACCCGCCTACCCAACTCTGTGCTACCGGGTTAGCTTAGGCTACCGAGCTAGGCTAATCGCTATCCGAGGTGCTAGCAGCCGGCTTACACGGTGGCCTCGCTCACGGTCTGATGTAATTTGTCatgactaaaatataatatattaaatacactTATGATTTAGAGATTGatgtctttaattaaaagaaatagaGTTCCGTGACAAGTTATGGGTCACATGTCACATCTGGGCTATAATAAAAATCGGTAGTGATGTCTTTCATAGTGTTCTCTGCCCTGATGAGAAATCCTGatagtccagttcttcatctcacgtagaacatctggatcacctgaattttacacagacaaatagacatgtaaaataaggtatgtgttatatgtacataatgtgtatgtgtacggaatattattacaaatattcacattttggttCCTTGATCTTAATTTACATTACAGTCTTACTTCAATTACTAATATATAACCTCGTTTCAACATTTAGACTAAAGTTATGTCTGGATTCATACTataatataacattaatattttaatatgacTGAACACagttcaacacaacaaaccgTACCAAGTCTGTCGTTGTTAGCATAACATTGGTTGTATAGAAAAAATGAACGAGACATTAATGTTTCCTACTTTATGCGGTGGTTAAATATTTCCCAAACTGAGACATTTCAgttaaaagtattattaattattatttacgttCTGACCTCGGTGGCAGTTTGATGGATAGCCTCCCGTTAACCTGGTTAACAGACCGGAGCCTCGCTGGAAGGCTAGCCCaaggctaattcattagctGGCTATTTAGATAAACTTCAGCTACCAGAATAGCAATATTAGGCACTGACACCGACCATAAACATAACTCTTCAAATTCACTTACCGAATGGTCTTGTAagaggtgcagcaaagcagacaactatttatttaaaatgatccataATGCATCAAAACCTCAAACTTAGCCAAAAGATTGTCATTAGCTCAGGTGAGGACTAGCAGAGTGAccaaggctagcagctagcgCCATatgtcacctgtcactcaaagtgggaacgcccataattatgcagaatttaaaaccttaataaaaaataaacaaacgagttagaaaaaaaatcaccccccgtacagttgtcatggtGAGATAAACCATTTacaccaaaactgttttttgaaccaggcagtaaacatgtttaataatgctgtaaatttgggcttttcaacatgggggtctatggggatttgctcccttttgcagccagcctcaagcggccattcgatgaactgcaatttttttgtacttccgcatgggcttcatcggtCAGACCGGGAGGTTGTTGCCGCCTGGTCGTGTCCGAAAACTGTTCGTGTTCTGAAGGCTGCATGACAGCGCAGGTGACTTAGCCAGATCTAGTCACTAGTGGCGCTGGCGCGCTCATCAGGCAGAGTACCGCTGTTTgtgtgagggagaaaaagagactGACGACAGTTTTTTTATGTTGTCAGTTAAATATGTGATATATAGTTATCAttatattactattactattatatcATGGATATTTGTTCTGTATATGATATATACGTATCATAATGTATTATCATGCTAatggttattttattattatttcgtATTGCGTGTTATGGTTAAACATATTGTGAGATGTTTTAATGATGGCTGTTAGTGTTCTCATTTGAAGTTTATTCAAgaaccacacacatacaaccaCACCCACCACATCTGTGTACCCTGCTTACACTGGATTAAAGCGCATAAAAAAGGACTGTATGGTGGCCCTGAGTTGCAAATCACAACAGcaaatctgaaaacacaacaaaagacaaaacacaatagcaaaagaCAAACGCAACTGCAAATCCAAAAACGAcagcaaatcagaaaacacaacagcaaaagagaaaacacaacacaaaaagagaaaacacaacggcaaatctgaaaacacaacggcaaaagagaaaacacgaCAAATtactaaacacaacaacaaattacTAAACACAACTGCAAATCAGAAAATACAAGCACAAATtactaaacacaacaacaaaacagaaaacacgacATTGCAGTTTTTTCCAATTGCTAACACACTAAAATGACATCCATAGTACAATTATTTTAACTGACACACAGAGAGCAAAACCTTCTCTCAAGTCTCCAAAAGtctaaacacattttctgctttaaacacattttgcaaTTCAAAAtggcagtttttaaatgaactgaacacGGTTCTCTGCAACAATCTGACATAAAGTCACATCTTTGCAATTTCAAAACACTGCCATTCAAAATAACActggtgtagcactgccctccctgccacacaaggttactacactcaataaagatcaacaggatagttcccagggagggcaggtgatggtcacactcacgcactgaagtaataaagctttcagctgcaagaatataactgcatcaacctcatattatgttgacaccctgtggtgatcaactatgcagacaaatgcagaccaaaaaaaaaaaaaaaaaaaaaatgagaatgcccataattatgtaaaatttaaaaataataataattaataattggataataattaaaacaaatgagttagaaaaaaaaattgtcccGTACAGTTGTCAAGAATAGTGAACTATTAAGACCAAAATTGtttttgcaccaggctgtaaacatgtttaatatttctgtaaagttgggctttttaacatggaggacTATGgagatttgctcccttttggagcttgatgaactgcatttttttgcacttctgcatgggcttcattgctcagacccaGAGGTTACTGCTTGGATGAGATAGGTCAGAAACTATCTGGAAGGTCCTCTTCTCAACGCACAAAGACTTGCGCATGCTCCTTCAGGGAGCCAATCAGAGGAATTCAAGTGTTACAACTGCGGCGAATATGGCCGTTGAGCCAGTGACTGTCCTTGCTGACCAACACccgcaaaacaacaaaaagggaagtgaaaacacacacaacacatgcaaTGAAGAACAGCTCGCTAAACTTACCACACATCAGCTCACTCAGATTCAGAATAGGATTTCAGAGTTAGAAAAACCTCCTACCCCACTGCACTTATGTAGATTACATAATGTCACACACCACTGATATGCCCACACTCACAACAACAATTCACAGTTAAAAATTCTAATTTGGTTGACTCTGGTACTACAAGTACATTTTTGTTAATAATGACTGGAAAAGCAATGTCCTGGACATACGCCCACAGACCAGGGAGCACCGGTAGGGAAGTTTGCCTCGAATCCATTACACCGTTGGCGCAGTGCTCCAGtaaatttttatcttttattacgtttattttattatgcTGGTAAACCTGCCTTGTTAATCCTCTTAGATCtttattccactttttttcccactcccTCCTGCTGAACCGGCTTGAGCTTCAGGTCGGTATCCAAGGCAGCTCCCTCCAGTGGTTTGCCTCCTACCTTTCAAACCGATCTTTTTCTGTTAACACTGATAATCTCTACTCCTCATCTGTCCCGATCACGTGCGGTGTATCCCAGGGCTCCATCTTAGGCCCCATCCTCTTTGCCCTGTACTTGCTCTCTTTAGGCTCCATTTCCCAAAAGCACAACATCTCATATCATTGCTACGCCAATGATACGCAGTTACACCTCCCCCTTAAACCTGGTTAATGTAATAACTCCACCTTGGAGTCCATTCTTGCCTGCCTCCAAGACGCCAAACTTTGGATGGCAAATAACTACCTCCAACTGAATGACAGGAAGACAGAAGTAGTCCTTTCTGGCCCCCAAAACTCATCTAAAGATATAAATAATCACTTAGGTCCCCTGTCACCGAATCTTCACACTCAGGTTAGAAATCTTGGGGTGATCTTTAAAATTCGATAAACACATAAATTCTGGggtgaaaagtatttttttccaactaCAAAATATTGCCAAACTAAAATtagttctctccctctctaacCTTAAAACAGTTACCAACGCCTTGATTGCCCCACATTTGGTGTGACATTCTCTCTGGGATTTACACTGTTTGTATGTCTCCTTCCACTGCAGAATATTTGCAGATAAATTAACAGAAAGTGATCACTGAGTCTGAATCATTACTAACTTCTCAACAACCCTCACTTGTTGAATTTTACCACGACACTTGAATCTCTCAGTGGATATCACTGCTAGGTGCTGAATCTGCTTTGGCCCGTGGTCCTTCTTAGTCACGTATGTTTAACTTAGAAAAAGTATGAGTCTTACAGCTTTTCTTTAACATCAACAGATATGCTTAAAAAAGGCACCTATTAgattgccagagagagaaaaaagccaCCTAGCCGCctgtcacaacaacaacagtaaaagttaggtGGTACAGACAAACCTAAAATTTGTGCCCGCATGTTAGAGGTAAACGAAAGGGATAGATATGATGGTACTTAATAcattaatttaaacaacaaTCGATAGATAGTCAACtgatcaaaaaaacaaaaaacaaatcatcagcAGATTAatcaactgaaaaaataattgtctgTTGTTGTCCTACAGGAGATGCATAAGAAGAGTTGAAAAGGATGAATGAAAAGAGTCGAGGGAGACAGGATGAAAATGGTGAAGGGGATGTGATGACAATGGTCAAGGGGAAGGGATGAAAAGGGGGATGATAGATGTTTCCACAGACCAACTACACCAACTACTCaccaccgtgtgtgtgtgtatgtgtatacatCTTTGCAGTATGTATTTGTAATGGAAATCACATGAGTTGGAAATGATGATAAAAAGCATGCCAGGCTATAGTTTATCTCCACAGTCCCACATGATTTCCTGTCCCACATCTGAACACACTATGCAAATCATTGTTCCTGACGATTCTCAATCTGACTTCAGCTTTAAATAGACCTTTTTCGGCTCTATTGTTAGACATCCACTCAATATGGAGAATTATGTGGGACTGTGAAACTATACAGGGATTGTACATTCACTGACCACTTTAtaaggtacaccttgctagtaaaatgtgttggaaacattcatcagagattttggtccatattgacatgatagcatcatgcagttgctgcagatttgtcagttTCACATCTACGATGcaaatctcctgttccaccacatcccaaaggtgctctattgggttgagatctggtgactgtggaggccattggagtaaaGTGagctcattgtcatgttcaagaaaccagtttgagatgatatgagctttgtgacatggtgcgtTATCCTGCTAGAAGTAgttgtcagaagatgggtacactgtggtcataaagggatggacatcgTCAGCAACAATACCCAGGTTAGGCTGTTGCATTTAAACAATTTGTACTAAGGGTCCCAAAGtggccaagaaaatatccctcacaccattacaccaccaccagcctgaaccattgatacaaggcgcAGGGTGAATACAAGGACCAAACCaatctgcccattctcctctgacctctgtcaaaaacaaggcatttttgtccacacaactgccgttcattggatattttctctctttcggagcattctctgtaaaccctggagatggttgtgcatgaaaatcctaGCAGATCAGcattttctgaaatactcagatcaacctgtctggcaccaacaaccacattcaaagtcacttaaatcccctttcttctccattttgaTGCTCGGTTAGAACTTCAGTAAGTTGtgttgatcacctctacatgcctaaatgcattgaattgcagccatgtgattggctgataaGCAATTTGTGTTAACATGCAATTatacaggtgtacctaataaagtgaccagtgagtgtatatgcaAGATATGGATAGGTCACGCCATTTCCattgcaacaataaaataaaagttgcgatacataaaaaaaaatctagagataataaaaaatactatttaaactcacaaaaataaatacacactcgTTTGGGGAGGTGGCAGGATAGAAAACATGATTTTCTCAAATTCCCAGAGTAAAATGCCGAAAGTTACGTGTAAAGAGTTAAGTACAAGAAATGATTAAACTATACagtaaaacatataaataagtttaaatattttcttcaaCGGTTCTTGTAAACTGCCACCCTCGGCATTTCATTTTGGCATTCTGTTAAactatatttattaatatatgaaGACCTACAGTACCTTCTCAACCACTTTCTGTACACCTTTCCGTAGCTCATGCACCATGTCACTCATTTCAAGAGATTTATTGGTGCTGAAGTTATTGAAGTCATGGTGGTGAGCCATGCTCTGATGAAAATGCCACAGAGGATCTCTCCATGCCACCAGGAGTTTTAGAATCACTTCTGTCAGATCCGACCTCTACAGTAACAACAGGAGAGGTGGACACAATACATTTATAAGtcagtttaaaatgaagttGCCCTTTGAGTCAGAAGTAGaatcaaaataattaaaaataaaagtaaaggaACACAATCAACAAAATTATTAAGGAATAATGTACAATGTATATGGAAACTTGTATCATTTATATGGTGTGTTGTACAAGGGAAGATACATAAAAAAGGCTAATTCACCGCCATTCTCTGAGCGTTCTCCTTGCCATTTGGTGTAAGGATGTTAGAGGTATGACAGTTGCGAGTGACCCGGCCAATCTGACTCTTGGGCAAGAAGTAAAGCTCCTGACAGGACAAACATCAATGAAATGTTAGAGGTCAGGTGTCATTTAAATATCATCTGTATCATCTGTAGCTAGAGTACAGAACTAATAAAAGATGATTTCCTATCCATGTATACAGATTTAATATGAATACAAACAGAGGCAGAATTTAGAGTTCTCTTAACAATACTCTTGAACAATGTTTTGTTATTCCCATAGTTTCTCCACCCTTCACTTCAATTcagttaaattatatttatatagcgccaataacaatacaaactgttgcaagacgctttacaaaaaccgtcTTGAAACCTCAAAACCAAGCCTAAAGGgaacggtggcaaggaaatcATACATACCAGCAAATATTGGCTAGATCGTGGAAATCCCCAGtacaattaaacaataaaatacattatgtCCTAAATAGCCATGCAATTCTCtgaaacgttttttttctccaaatcttGAACACTGTAGGTCTGGTATTGGTAATAGCAATGCAGTTTAAAAACTTAAGTTAAAGATTACTGTTGTTTAATAAAGATATCAGACAATAATTTTGGTGAGTTTGTGAGCAAATACTGTAATTTTTGTGGCATTGACATGAGAAGTCCTGCATCTGTGAACAGCAGGACTCAGTAATAGTTACATTGTACAGCCTATCACTTGTGTCTGTTCATCTACCAGGTTACTGTGGctgttccttctttttttttaatttctcgcCATTTCAAAATGTTGTAAGAAAATGCCCAAAACGACTTGTTTTTTTAGACACTGAGATGCTGACTACACACATCGCATTTGACAGCTTCGTAAAGAAAGATTTTTGTATCCGTTTATAGAAATTCCTAATGTAATAACTATATATGGACACCAACTTTGTGCTGATACATTCACTTTGACTAAACATCATAATTTTAAGATCAAACTTGTTCAATAAACTTCATTAGACAGCCTTCATGAGGATACTTACAAACTCGGAGTGGAGGTCATTTGAAATACCATGCATCCTGGCTGAGTGTTGAATAACGCGATCAAATAGATTGGCCAAAGAGAGGACGTGGCATCCACCCTGAAAATTTGTACAAAGGGGAACAGCATCCATGCTTGACAGCCTGCTACAAAAGACCAGACAGACCAACACCACCCACACATCACGCACTACACCAAAgacaaaggaacaaaaaaaaggaaataaggtAAATTTggtatttagaaataaaaatccacGACAAAGTTTCATCCTTAAGAATATCTTCTTTGAAAgtatatgtgcatttttaaaaatgttgtagGCATGTGAAATTTAATCAGGAACTATTGACAAAGTCGCCATTGAGTGTTACAATGTGTTACGGAAAATGGAGTGGTCTACCAggaaaagaacagaacatgctaaatacatttcttcattttcagtccTTCAACCAGAgctcttttctttaaatacctGCCTGATCCGATGTTATGAAGCATCCTGTGTGACACAGAAGAAATGCTATCGCAGTGCAGGGAGTGCTTCTGTTTGAAGACCTAGGCAGTTCAGATGAGAGTCCCTCACTGACAATTTCCCTTTACACATAGATATCAAACataagaagggagggagggaaggagggagggattaAGGGTGGGGCAGAACATTTAAAATTACGAGTTTTATGATGCCTTACTAATGATGGGAAGTACCACTCTTTTCAAAGTAATGGCtccattttttcccatttatttttatatacacatatacctatatatatatacatgtatatgaacatacacaaacatatattcaacataataaaatggaaagaaaaaagacaaggaaaaaGGAACCCCTCTGAATCCTAATTAAGCACTTGTGTTGGtaagtatttttttcattcattgttttcaagttttgtttttatgcatttgtttttgttacaaaaataataattttagtGCTAATTGGAATTTAGAAATACTAGATGCCTCAACTCGGATGTCCagtttttgttaatttcttcactttttcatAACGCACTTAAGTCAAGCATTTAAATCTGACTCCCCCATTTCTCTGTGGCACTGTGTAGTCTACTTGGTCTGTGCCACTACAATGGCTGTCTTTGGAGCTTCAGCCACCCTTAGTTCTTTCACATAATTCACACAATTGGCCATGGTGGGTCCATCAAAATAAAGTCCTGCTCCAGTCTGCATGGAAGCTAAACAGGATCTGCTGATGATTTGGCTCTCCCTGTTGGGAGTCGGCTCTTCTCGTCATCTCATCATCTTCTCGATCACAGGAACACACCACCAGACACAACGGCCATTCTGCAAAACTCCACAACTAATGACACAGCTACAAACATAAAGtccgaaaaaacaaaacaaaataaaaacagcacaaaaaaacaaaaacaacaaaaaaacattttgattggtCCAAggccaagaaaaaaacacaagaacaagtcagacaaaaacaaccaataacacacTAACAAAACCCTAAAAAACGGTTTACATCACAGAGCTACTAGTAACaggcagccactctttcaggcagCTTGGGTTATTCCTTCATTAATCCTTCATAATTTAAGTAGgtggaaaaaaatggacaataccccaaaacatactgtaaaagCAAGAGTTTTTAATGctaagaagtggaatattctgcaatgtCTGAGTCACCAGATTTCAACCCAGTCAAGCATGCGTTCACTTGCTTAAGACAAAACTTAAGACAGAAAGacccacaaacaagcaacagCTGAAAGAGAAGTAGAGGAGGAAACCCAGCATTTGGTGATGTCCACTTCAAGCAGTCATTGGCTGCAAAGTGTTGTAGTTTCAtagaatatttttgtttaacc
This portion of the Mugil cephalus isolate CIBA_MC_2020 chromosome 22, CIBA_Mcephalus_1.1, whole genome shotgun sequence genome encodes:
- the prl2 gene encoding prolactin 2, yielding MDAVPLCTNFQGGCHVLSLANLFDRVIQHSARMHGISNDLHSEFELYFLPKSQIGRVTRNCHTSNILTPNGKENAQRMARSDLTEVILKLLVAWRDPLWHFHQSMAHHHDFNNFSTNKSLEMSDMVHELRKGVQKVVEKMQMLGIISDSVSNMASPEARLASHSNGWRIMKDYDLLYCFRRDSNKVQNYLKILKCRIVPENGC